One genomic region from Anabaena sp. PCC 7108 encodes:
- a CDS encoding diguanylate cyclase domain-containing protein — MTILYLNRYHWQWLRPPQALLPGFIAMLIIAIFLWLGILQPLEWMAYNKLFQLRGAVTWDERIVLVTIDDPSLRAFGQFPWSRKRYIQLLNVLDTAQPNVLAFDIIFSESSTEDRLFAQAIERHGRVVLAQAWDNTGDIWLPISELQQAASITGHILTSKDADGMVRKVLPQIKGIPSLGIAAVKLYSTFAETPPFPDLKHPIWINWVSKIQDMPHYSFVDVVQNRIPMERFKNKIVLVGVTAPGIDSLITPFDYNPPTGGVCVYATSINNFLQRQVLQLFSPGAWVILLLLGGTGLSWLIYGWQIRQKLGLFGGLCIGWGFLTVWMLKLNYWLPVAAPIGLFALTTGSVILHHHLKVRAENQSLQRLAYYDGLTQIPNRRRCDQYLLQEWGRMNREKSFLSLILCDVDFFKRYNDTYGHQAGDACLKKVAQAISQSIKRPSDLVARYGGEEFVVILPHTDVDGAILIAEEIRSHVQALAITHEASQVSQQVTLSLGIASTIPTSDITPELLLKAADEALYRAKEQGRDRFVAATHVN, encoded by the coding sequence TTGACTATTTTATACCTAAATAGATATCATTGGCAATGGTTACGCCCACCCCAAGCCTTGCTTCCCGGCTTCATAGCAATGCTAATTATTGCCATTTTTTTATGGCTGGGAATCTTGCAACCATTGGAATGGATGGCATACAACAAGCTATTTCAGCTACGGGGAGCAGTTACATGGGATGAGCGCATAGTACTGGTGACAATAGATGATCCTAGTCTGCGAGCCTTTGGGCAGTTTCCTTGGTCACGAAAAAGATACATTCAGTTATTAAATGTTTTAGATACCGCACAGCCTAATGTACTTGCATTCGATATTATTTTTTCGGAAAGCAGCACGGAAGACAGATTATTTGCTCAGGCAATAGAACGACATGGCAGAGTAGTTCTAGCTCAAGCATGGGACAATACTGGAGATATTTGGCTACCAATCAGTGAACTGCAACAAGCAGCCAGCATCACAGGACATATCCTGACATCTAAAGACGCGGACGGTATGGTTCGCAAAGTCCTACCTCAAATTAAGGGTATTCCTTCATTAGGGATTGCGGCTGTGAAACTTTACAGCACTTTTGCAGAAACTCCTCCTTTCCCAGATTTAAAACATCCAATATGGATTAACTGGGTTAGTAAAATTCAAGATATGCCTCACTATTCTTTTGTGGATGTGGTGCAGAACCGAATACCGATGGAAAGATTTAAAAATAAGATTGTGCTGGTAGGGGTTACTGCTCCTGGGATTGATAGTTTGATCACTCCTTTTGACTATAATCCTCCTACTGGTGGTGTCTGCGTATACGCTACAAGTATCAATAATTTTTTGCAGCGTCAGGTTCTCCAGTTGTTCTCACCAGGTGCATGGGTGATACTGCTGTTGTTGGGAGGAACAGGTTTAAGTTGGTTAATCTATGGCTGGCAAATTAGACAAAAATTAGGATTATTTGGGGGATTGTGTATTGGTTGGGGATTTCTGACTGTGTGGATGTTGAAACTGAATTATTGGCTACCAGTTGCTGCACCAATAGGATTATTTGCGCTGACAACTGGAAGTGTGATTTTGCATCATCACCTCAAAGTCAGAGCAGAAAATCAGTCTCTCCAACGTCTGGCTTATTATGACGGACTTACCCAAATTCCTAATCGTCGTCGGTGTGATCAGTATCTTCTGCAAGAGTGGGGACGTATGAACAGGGAAAAATCTTTTCTATCGCTGATTTTGTGTGATGTAGATTTTTTCAAACGATACAATGATACCTATGGACATCAAGCGGGAGATGCTTGTCTAAAAAAGGTGGCTCAAGCTATAAGTCAAAGCATTAAACGACCAAGTGATTTAGTAGCTCGATATGGGGGAGAAGAGTTTGTTGTGATTTTACCGCATACAGACGTAGATGGGGCGATACTTATTGCTGAGGAAATCCGTTCTCATGTCCAAGCTTTGGCAATTACTCATGAGGCTTCTCAAGTCAGCCAGCAAGTTACTCTGAGTTTAGGTATTGCTAGTACTATCCCTACCTCTGATATTACCCCAGAACTTTTACTCAAAGCTGCGGATGAGGCACTTTACCGAGCAAAAGAACAGGGACGCGATCGCTTTGTTGCCGCAACACACGTCAATTAA
- a CDS encoding FecR domain-containing protein, translated as MIKKRWLLLSVLFVGLLTISQVLAQDNFQLRINRYLEVRSASGDVTYQNGKTSQSARIGVKLKNVGDSISTGQRSSSRLALDTGIGFIQVAENTKLEIQKLQITSNGGHITNLQVTGGQVRLKVRPFTHKDSSLQIETPAGIAGVRGTEFGVSVQPTGKTGVATLSGSVATTAQGQSVYINKGFQSLVIPGEPPSAPMPLRNDTSLNLQVLEQTGNQQARIVGKVDPVNLVIFANQPLTTDRSGKFDITIPMPANRRIAVTVTTPLGKEQDYELAVP; from the coding sequence ATGATCAAAAAACGCTGGCTGTTATTAAGTGTATTATTTGTTGGACTGTTAACAATCAGTCAAGTATTGGCTCAGGATAACTTCCAGCTAAGAATCAACCGCTACTTAGAAGTTCGTAGTGCTTCTGGAGATGTAACCTATCAAAATGGAAAAACTTCCCAATCGGCTCGCATAGGCGTAAAACTAAAAAATGTAGGAGATAGCATCAGCACAGGCCAGCGTTCTAGTAGTAGACTAGCACTGGATACTGGTATTGGTTTTATTCAAGTTGCAGAAAATACAAAACTAGAAATTCAAAAACTTCAAATCACCAGTAATGGCGGACATATCACCAATTTACAGGTGACAGGTGGACAGGTAAGGCTCAAGGTGCGTCCCTTTACACATAAAGACTCCAGCTTGCAAATAGAGACTCCTGCCGGGATTGCAGGTGTGCGAGGTACAGAATTTGGTGTGAGTGTCCAACCGACGGGTAAAACAGGGGTAGCAACCCTCAGCGGCAGTGTAGCAACCACGGCGCAGGGTCAAAGCGTGTATATAAATAAAGGTTTTCAGAGCTTAGTGATTCCAGGAGAACCGCCATCAGCACCTATGCCTTTGCGGAATGATACTAGCTTAAATTTGCAGGTACTGGAACAGACAGGAAATCAACAAGCCCGAATAGTGGGTAAAGTTGATCCAGTTAACTTGGTCATTTTCGCAAATCAACCACTGACTACAGACCGCAGTGGAAAATTTGATATTACCATCCCCATGCCTGCTAATCGCCGCATTGCAGTCACAGTGACGACACCTTTAGGTAAAGAACAAGATTATGAATTAGCAGTTCCTTAA
- the moaA gene encoding GTP 3',8-cyclase MoaA: MNQVDYLRISLIDRCNFRCQYCMPEGAELNYVLKQQLLTDDELLTLIEEVFIPVGFTRFRLTGGEPLLRPGVVELVRKIANLPQIQDIAMTTNGFLLAPMAENLYNAGLRRINISLDSLDPDTFEQIIGNHGRGRWQQVWAGIQAAYHAGFDPLKLNVVVIPGVNDHEILDLAALTIDKQWHVRFIEFMPIGNDQLFSDRGWISSADLRYSIRQRWGLTESQIRGNGPADVFQIPGAKGTLGFISQMSECFCDRCNRMRLSADGWLRPCLLNETGQIDLKTCLRAGVSTAQLQEQVKHILDIKAEINFKQRDSGTVGAYTRTMSQIGG, translated from the coding sequence ATGAACCAGGTAGACTATCTCCGCATTAGTTTAATTGATCGCTGTAATTTCCGTTGCCAGTACTGTATGCCAGAAGGTGCAGAACTAAACTATGTTCTCAAGCAACAACTGTTGACTGATGATGAACTCCTCACCTTAATTGAAGAGGTATTTATCCCGGTAGGTTTTACCCGTTTTCGCTTGACTGGTGGGGAACCCCTCTTACGTCCTGGTGTGGTGGAGTTAGTCAGAAAAATTGCTAATCTTCCCCAAATTCAAGATATAGCAATGACTACCAACGGGTTTTTACTAGCCCCAATGGCGGAAAATCTCTATAACGCAGGTTTAAGAAGAATTAATATTAGTTTAGATTCTCTCGACCCAGATACCTTTGAGCAAATTATCGGTAATCATGGACGTGGACGTTGGCAACAAGTTTGGGCAGGAATTCAAGCCGCTTATCATGCTGGCTTTGACCCACTGAAGTTAAATGTGGTGGTTATTCCTGGTGTTAATGACCATGAAATTTTAGATTTAGCGGCTTTGACTATTGATAAGCAATGGCACGTCAGGTTTATTGAGTTTATGCCTATTGGTAATGATCAATTATTTAGCGATCGCGGTTGGATATCTTCCGCAGATTTACGCTACAGCATCCGCCAACGTTGGGGCTTGACAGAATCCCAAATTCGTGGTAATGGTCCGGCTGATGTGTTTCAAATTCCGGGAGCCAAGGGAACATTAGGATTTATCAGCCAAATGTCAGAATGTTTTTGCGATCGCTGTAACCGAATGCGTCTTTCCGCTGATGGTTGGCTACGTCCCTGCTTATTAAACGAAACCGGTCAAATTGACTTAAAGACCTGTTTACGTGCCGGCGTTAGCACTGCTCAATTACAAGAGCAAGTTAAGCACATACTCGACATCAAAGCAGAAATTAACTTTAAACAGCGCGACTCTGGTACTGTCGGCGCTTACACCCGTACCATGTCGCAAATTGGCGGATAA
- the rpsD gene encoding 30S ribosomal protein S4, translating to MSRYRGPRLRIVRRLGDLPGLTRKSARRAYPPGQHGQNRKKRSEYAIRLEEKQKLRMNYGLTEKQLLRYVRKARRVTGSTGQVLLQLLEMRLDNTVFRMGMAPTIPAARQLVNHGHVTVNGRVVNIASYQCRPGEEVAVRNKEASKKLVEANLQYPGLANLPNHLEFDKTKLAGKVNSVIEREWVALQVNELLVVEYYSRQA from the coding sequence ATGTCCCGATATAGAGGACCACGCCTCAGAATTGTGCGTCGCTTAGGCGACTTGCCTGGATTAACTCGGAAAAGCGCTAGACGTGCCTATCCACCAGGACAACATGGTCAAAACCGCAAAAAGCGCTCTGAGTATGCTATCCGTTTAGAGGAAAAGCAAAAACTCCGCATGAATTATGGTTTGACTGAAAAGCAACTGCTACGCTATGTGCGAAAAGCAAGACGTGTAACTGGTTCTACCGGACAAGTATTGCTGCAATTGTTAGAAATGCGTTTAGATAATACGGTTTTTCGTATGGGTATGGCTCCCACCATTCCCGCAGCGCGTCAACTGGTGAATCACGGTCATGTAACTGTTAACGGTCGTGTGGTCAATATTGCCAGCTACCAGTGCCGCCCCGGTGAAGAAGTTGCGGTCAGGAATAAGGAAGCATCCAAGAAATTGGTAGAAGCTAACTTGCAATATCCTGGTTTAGCTAACCTCCCCAATCATCTAGAATTTGATAAAACCAAGTTAGCTGGTAAAGTCAACAGTGTGATTGAACGGGAATGGGTAGCACTCCAAGTTAACGAACTACTTGTGGTGGAATACTACTCACGTCAAGCGTAA
- the hetR gene encoding heterocyst differentiation master regulator HetR, with amino-acid sequence MSNDIDLIKRLGPSAMDQIMLYLAFSAMRTSGHRHGAFLDAAATAAKCAIYMTYLEQGQNLRMTGHLHHLEPKRVKIIVEEVRLALTEGKLLKMLGSQEPRYLIQLPYVWMEKYPWLPGRSRVPGTSLTSEEKRQIERKLPKNLPDAQLVTSFEFLELIEFLHKRSQEELPPHHQMPLSEALAEHIKRRLLYSGTVTRIDSPWGMPFYALTRPFYAPADDQERTYTMVEDTARYFRMMKDWAERKANAMRAVEELDIPAERLDQAMEELDEIIRAWADKYHQDGGMPMILQMVFGSQDE; translated from the coding sequence ATGAGTAACGACATAGATCTGATCAAACGTCTTGGCCCAAGTGCGATGGATCAGATCATGCTTTATCTAGCTTTTAGTGCCATGCGAACAAGTGGGCATAGGCATGGAGCATTTTTAGATGCAGCCGCAACTGCCGCTAAATGTGCAATTTATATGACCTATCTGGAGCAGGGGCAAAACCTGCGAATGACTGGCCATTTACATCACCTGGAACCGAAGCGAGTCAAAATCATTGTCGAGGAAGTAAGACTTGCTCTGACTGAAGGCAAATTGTTAAAAATGCTGGGTTCTCAAGAACCTCGCTATCTGATTCAATTGCCCTATGTCTGGATGGAAAAATATCCTTGGCTACCAGGTAGATCCCGTGTACCTGGTACGAGTTTGACAAGTGAAGAAAAAAGACAAATTGAGCGCAAGCTGCCTAAAAATCTGCCTGATGCCCAATTAGTCACTTCCTTCGAGTTTCTAGAGTTAATTGAATTTCTCCACAAGCGATCGCAAGAGGAATTACCACCTCACCATCAAATGCCTTTGAGTGAAGCTTTGGCAGAACATATCAAACGCCGTTTACTCTACTCAGGTACAGTGACACGCATTGATTCTCCTTGGGGAATGCCTTTCTACGCTCTGACTCGTCCTTTTTATGCACCAGCAGACGATCAGGAACGCACTTACACGATGGTAGAAGACACTGCTCGATACTTTCGCATGATGAAAGATTGGGCAGAACGAAAAGCAAACGCCATGCGTGCTGTAGAAGAATTAGACATCCCTGCCGAACGATTAGACCAAGCTATGGAGGAACTAGACGAAATTATCCGCGCTTGGGCAGATAAATATCACCAAGACGGAGGAATGCCAATGATTTTACAAATGGTTTTTGGCAGTCAAGATGAATAA